The Pungitius pungitius chromosome 15, fPunPun2.1, whole genome shotgun sequence nucleotide sequence GCACCTCTGGCCTATGAGAATAACAGTCAGTCAAAAGCGAATCTGGGGCAAAGGGGCCTGAAAGGGAGACATATAGCATAAACCGCAGATAGCCAAAGAAAGTGAAGATTCTGCCAAAAGGGATGAAGACAAGACGACAGGGCTCCATGTGGGATTTCACTTTGGCTTTTGGCCCTGCGGGGATATGTGGAAGCACAACTGACAGGACTTGCGTGGAGAAGTCGGCTTCATTCAATATAACTAAGTAAAGAATGCCCCATGCAGCCACCGATGCACCAGCAGGAATCCTCCGAGGTAAAATATTGCCGCGGTAAGAGTTAGCTTTAGAGAGCtaaaaccacaaaacaaaaatttGACCCTAAACGCGTTCAGGATGCGATTAAGACTCTTCAGTTAGGATCGATGCAGGTTATATATTGGGACTGAGGGAATTCGTTTGTAACTTTGTGTACAAAACAGTGAACAGACACCAGGACAACTTTAGTTGagatttatttcactttgttcttttttttgctacaaTCCTCTTTACTCAAATCTAGGGAGCGTAGGTGGGTCAGTCATGTTAGAAATACTTTATATCCAACTTCATATCAATATGCGCAACAAGTAAAAGTGATCTTGGATTGGGGTGGTACAATAATCTGTTCAGTCACGTCTGAGGCAagtttgctttaaaaagattcaatgtaaaaaacacaaacacatatacaaTGATCAAATTTACAGGTTATGACTCTGTTATGAATATTATGATTCAATAATTCCAAAGCTAGTACATGGGGGGTGAGTGGTTCATACTCCCCAATGAGGCAAATGGTGTGAAGTTATAATCtactgaaaaaaaatctttattcgTACAGAATGGTCCGGGATTTCCGGGTGTCATTTTAATGATGCTAATTTCAACTATTTAATGTTATAATctaataaaataacttccattaaagtaataaaaaaaaaaaaatccacttcaTTGGTATCACAATATTTAACGTCATGATAATTGTGAAAAAACACGCGTTGTTGAAACTAACTGTTTATGACAACTGAGACATTCTGTACTGTAAGCAACAACTTATTGACCTTTATACAGCGAGGGATAAAAACAGACTTGATTTGCCAGACACTTTGCCAGTGACATCAAAATCAAGTCACTGGTAACAAGCTATGGAAGATACTACATAAgcaataaaagccttttttaaatttatatgGGTATGGTAGAAATCATATTCAACCTAATGTAGGCTCCaagttttaaaacaaactttttttggGGATCCAGCGTAtataaatccttttttaattGGTTTATGGGGGGCTCGACATTCACAAATGTCCTTGCAATCTCAAACTTAACAAACGTCTTGTATCTTCTTATGGCAAAAAAATCTCCCCTCCTTTTTAAATTCTCTAGATGGTTCTCAagtttaagaaaacaaaaacatcaacaaggaaacaaaaaaacaaaaaaaaacagtccacaGAGCTCTGCAGCGTGGAGCGCTCTGCCGCCACAGAAAAAAAGTCTAGCACCTCCTGCTGCTCGGGAAGTTTCTAGTCCAGCTGCTCCTGCTTTATCCTGTTTGAATTGGAACCTCGCTGACTCGTCCTCCTCAGTTCCCTCCTCAGGACATACTCGCTGAATTGGGACGAGTCCACGCCTCCGCCGCAGGAGCCGGCGATCTCGAAGCCGCGTTGCTGGAGGCGCTCTAGGACCTGGAAGAGGTGGAATGAGAGTAGAAGGAGAGAAGATGTCAGTGGAGACGTAAGAGCATCGTCTTTTATGAGCCGTCACTGCCAACCGCTTTCAAGAagccccctaaaaaaaaaaaaatcacccacGGAAGAGGCTAAGACACGAACGTCTTTTTGTCCCCAGGAAAACTGGAGAGGACAGAATCATCTGAAAGCCCTTTCTTTGGTGTGTTGCAGCGTTGGAGAAACTGCTGTGAGACCTTCACCAGGAGCCTCTCGCTTCGCCCCGTGCCTCATTTTCATTGTTTCGTTGCGTGTTTGTCGGCGCGCCCCGTGAAGCCGGTCCTGATCATGCAGCCTTGCAGACATCTACAGAcgtgcccgggggggggggcataggagGGGGGCTGTAGGATCACATTCCAATGAAGAGGCCCCAGGGAGCTGTGAGGCTTTCTCTCTGCCACTTGGCTCAATGTGGGCCgccgagcaaaaaaaaaaaaaaaaaaaaaacgcctctcCCCATTTCTCCCCCAGCCCCCCAGGCCCAAGCCTCCGTCAAAACTACAAAGGTCCCCCTGCTGCTGGCAGCTCTCTCtgccccctcccttccttctctccaaAACCCCCGCCCTGCCTCCATTAGCCGCAGATACAGCATCCACCGCCGGCGTGCTTTAATAACCAAACAGGATTATGGGCCCTGCCTGGGGACAACCTGCCAGGGAGCATGCTCACTCTCTTGCTTGCTCTCCACGACTCACACACTTCACAGacgggtttgtttgtgtgtgtgtgtgtgtgtgtgtgcgcgtcttcCGAGGGAGATTTGACTCCCTCAAATGGAGACACAGTCCAACGTCATTGCGAAACCTTTTCCAATGTGCCTCTACCCGATCGTTTATTGATGCGGATCGGAGCAGTTTACCATCAATGAATTAGTGTAATCTTCAATATGTAACCAGGGGAATACAATATTGGCAAATGCATTCTGAATATAGAAGATGAATTGAACACTTTGTGTAGACAAAGCGTTATTATTCTTATTAGAGTATTGTTTAAGCTTGACATGGATGGTTTCCCTTCTCATTACCTctgaaatgatcattttaaatcCTTCAATACAGAATATATCATGATATATTTGGATGATAAAATACTGGAGTTTGGAGTTTTGCTCCTCTAGAAACCACAACTTCCCCAACAGTTTATAAGTcgtgattaaaaaaacagtaaaaggtatTTTTGATTGGCACAATAACCTCATATGGCATATCTACTTCTCTAACCTATTACTatgtattcttattattattctttattcgGTGTAGAACTACTACCATGCAAATCCTCAAGGGATTGCATCTTGTGGATCTGCAGATCGATTATTTGGTAAGACATCTTACCAGAAATGTCTGCCGTAGTGTTTCGCTGCATCCTGACACGCCCACTTCCCCTTTCTGTTTGCCACCTCAGTTTGAGGATCACGTGACTCTATACTGTGATTCAAGAGGTCAGCTGCTTACTTGATGGGTTGAAATCCAACTTGAACCCACTTACTGTTCCTTTTGCGTATGTCGGCGCCGAAGCCAACAATTGAGATGACTTATGGATTAAGCTGATTGGTTTCGCATCCATTCATACACACGAGAAGGGTGAGTCGAGGACCCAGTTATGAGCTCTGCCAAAGGATGCGTGATATTGAAGCTGACCGTCCACCGGCTCCGGAGACGAAGACCGAATCATTATTGCCGTCAGATCACAGAAAAGTGAAGATAGATGTAAACTTGCGTAATGATGACTTTCTAAATTGATGCTTTGATGAACTCCTCAAAGAACTCCCTCTTTTTCCGCAAGGCTGTTCTTGTGACTCGATTAGATTAATAAAAGATATGATTTTGAAAtcagtaaaattaaaaaagtctACAGCATTACTGcggatgaagaaaaataaatcggGGTGAGCAGATCATCACCTCTGTCAATGCCTGGGGCACAAAAATGTAGAAAAGCATACTTTTAGTGTTTCTACTTATTGAGAAAAGTTTAGGCgagatgccccccccacccccccccccccccccagcggcccACGCTCCTCATTACCTGGACAGAGTTGAGGTGGCAGTACCCGTTGAGTGGGAAGCGGATGACGTGCGTGGAGTCATGGTTCCAGCCGGCATTGACAGAGTTGCACATGACGTCGCCGATCTCCGGAAACACGTCTTCGATGAGGGCCTTGTCCCCGCTGAGCGTGATCCTCTCGCCCAGGTCAGGCGCCACGCGCACCACCAGGCACTCGCAGGGGCGCGACACCCGGCTCAGCTCCTGGTCCTGGCGCCAGCTCTCCAGCTCAGCCAGCATGGGCTGCAGCTGGAAGTACCGCGCCTCCTCGTACAGCAGGCTGTAGTCCTGTTGGGAGACGGCGCCGCCGACACGTCAGGATATCGTGTAGGTCTGTATGGCCAGCGGGTTTCAAAACGCCGACCATGTGAGCCCATATCAGGGCTCATGTCTAATAAAAGTTATTATGTCCAAATAATAATGAAACGGTTTCTATTTAATCGCCATTTTAAGTGAAGGTGAATGTAGTCGTTTTTTCATACACGAGAGTTTGTGGAGAATATATAAAGCAGAGTGTATAAATATCTACCACAATGAAACTGTGAGAACAGTATGTGACTCATGCTGGGTCATAACGGTCAACAGTGGGAGGGCTGTGAGCTTTTCTGCATACTTTGGGTTGTGTCAGTATCCTAATATAATGTGTGGAAAAGGCATTCGAGTTTTCATTTATAGATTGTCAAAATTGCCCATAGTTGTTTCTGTTATACATTCTATATGTTTCTGTtattctgtatatatatataagctcTGTAATTGCagaagtaaatatatatattgtacaaTACGTCTCCTTTATTTAAAGGCAGAGATCAGTTCACGGTTGTGATTCTCTCTCGGATGTGCACCATAAACCAAAAGGAATGCGCAAAGTAGTTTTAAAAACGGCTGTTCTACATGAACAAGCAATAAACCCAGGCGAAAACACCATTCAGCAGAAATTACAAAGGATCTAGAGTAGAGGAGACTCGGTGCGACATGTAACACAGGGTTGCATGTGGTGAAGGAGCAGATCCTTTTACCCGCAGGACTGCAGGGTCTGAGTATCACCACACTCGAGTTTTCTCAGGCTCCTCTCCGAATCTGCTCGATGTGAACGTAACCTCAGGTTGAACTTCAGTCGCTCTTTTGTCTTTGCTTGTTTGAGCCGACACACTTTGCAGTGATTGAGTCACGCTGCGGACAGTCCATCAGATAATGCGGTTATTTGTTTCCTCCCGGGGGCAAGTTAAGTAATTACTGACTAAATGACACATAAGAGTAAtaaaagtgtggggggggggggggggggggtgggggagaagtAATGCTAATGTCCCACATACAGTGTCACCCTTGATGGACACTCGGCTCAAGAACACGGAGCGCTGATGAAATCTGCCATATCTATTTGCCTCCATCTGgacttgtgttttctccttctgacaATCTTCAGTCACTAAGACCTGGAAGGGACCAAAACCAGAAGAGTAAATGCGCTACGATCTACGAGCTAGCTCTTTAGCATGGGGACCGTTTGCAGCAAGTCGAGGAGCGCCCGGCGACCAAATGCTTTCCACGGCCTGAGCGTTTATTGTGTGCGACTGCTGActggctgactggctgactggctgactGCTGACTGGCTGACTGGCTGACGGGCCTTTACAGGTTTCCACGACGGACTCCCACTCACTTTGAAGTCTTCTGGGATGAGGAGCTTGGACGTCCTGAGGAAGTTGAGGATGTAGCGGAACATGTGTCCATCCCTGTCGATGAAGTAGTGCTGCTTCAGGCTGTCCAGGACTATGGGCTCCGTGCCATCAAAGAGACGACCGATTCTagggtcgggggagggggggggggggcagagagggagcgggggggaCAACACGTCAACATTGTCAATTTCAAATGCCTTGATATATTGCGTTAGTTGTGAAATAATAGAATACATTGTCCAGAAACTGCCCTTGAGTTTATGTTTCCAGggagacagaaacaaaaaatgataaTGTTAAGCAGTTGCATAAGCAAAGGGATGTGACTCAATCATTGTCTCAAgctctgaaatgtttttttacaccttCGCACAGACGTGAACACTTTACCGAGCTCCTGACACGCATCAACCACGatgagaaggaaggaaggaaaataatgaaagacAGACGGAAGGAAAGAGTGAACGAAAGAAGGcgagaaaagatgaaaaacagaggTGGTCTGAAAAGGTCAGGGCCAGCTGGTAGCTGATTGCCTGAGGCAGGGTGCCAGTCACCCTCGGGCCCCCGGCCCCCAGCGACAGTTCGGCCTCCCAGCCTCCAGATGGCCCCCCATGCCCTTTGGCCCTTTACTGCTTGCCGTGACATCTGTCAGAATAACCCAGGAAGCTTTTGTCTGCGCGCTGCATTCTGCACTCCGACAAATTGTTTACCCGCCCCGGAATAACTGTGGGCTTCACCAAGACGAGGAAATTCTGTGATACGACCCGCCGAATCCAGAAGCAACTGCCGCCGCAGCTTGGTTGGGTGGGAGGAGTAAACATTTCGTTTATACCCAGTCTCTCCGCCAAGTGCACCCATGAGACATTTCCGTGATTTGACGAGAGGTGACATTTGACTGTTGAATGTCACAGGatgacattaaacattaaacaggaTGACATTCTGACGCTGAGAAATCGGGCTCGAAAAGGAAGACGCCAGAATCGCTCCGCaaccccccttccctctctcaaGCTGAGAGCGAGGCACAACAATTCACtaccagcccccaccccccccccccccccccccccaaccccccaacatTATTCCACACATGAAACACAGATGCACAGCAGAGCACACTCACCGGGATTCTGGGAATTTTGTCAAGGTGGCCAGGCTGCTGGTGTACATGTGCCCCCCCACATC carries:
- the kctd1 gene encoding BTB/POZ domain-containing protein KCTD1 isoform X2, whose product is MYQDHRSSMSRPMITRSPVSPLSNQGIPTAAQLTKSNAPVHIDVGGHMYTSSLATLTKFPESRIGRLFDGTEPIVLDSLKQHYFIDRDGHMFRYILNFLRTSKLLIPEDFKDYSLLYEEARYFQLQPMLAELESWRQDQELSRVSRPCECLVVRVAPDLGERITLSGDKALIEDVFPEIGDVMCNSVNAGWNHDSTHVIRFPLNGYCHLNSVQVLERLQQRGFEIAGSCGGGVDSSQFSEYVLRRELRRTSQRGSNSNRIKQEQLD
- the kctd1 gene encoding BTB/POZ domain-containing protein KCTD1 isoform X1; its protein translation is MRHPYLPLKQRQPRRAAGAPMLMLSGALTSPSHCEEAAPRDSHGAALSLPPPPTPRCSPVLSVLAPCADRVPSVTVTNARAAMDDTDIMDLTHQKARKRPRPIGSADESAHAPLKRLPIRASECREPPLMYAMRGEPLPAASLKQNDHSVTSSPNTVMPAQDHRSSMSRPMITRSPVSPLSNQGIPTAAQLTKSNAPVHIDVGGHMYTSSLATLTKFPESRIGRLFDGTEPIVLDSLKQHYFIDRDGHMFRYILNFLRTSKLLIPEDFKDYSLLYEEARYFQLQPMLAELESWRQDQELSRVSRPCECLVVRVAPDLGERITLSGDKALIEDVFPEIGDVMCNSVNAGWNHDSTHVIRFPLNGYCHLNSVQVLERLQQRGFEIAGSCGGGVDSSQFSEYVLRRELRRTSQRGSNSNRIKQEQLD